One part of the Lachnospiraceae bacterium JLR.KK002 genome encodes these proteins:
- a CDS encoding DUF2975 domain-containing protein: protein MTQTNLSKWLKGIIGGIGVCGAIIYGYLIPLFGKEIVRANPEFSHWYVPWLTVIRITAVPCFLILYFGWKISTEIGRDNSFSVENARYLKYISGLALMDSGYFFLANLVLLLLNMNHPGIFLASLMIEFAGTAIAVAAAVLSHLVQKAAEIQKENELTI from the coding sequence ATGACTCAGACAAATTTAAGCAAATGGTTAAAAGGAATTATAGGAGGAATCGGCGTCTGCGGAGCCATTATTTACGGTTATCTGATACCCCTTTTCGGGAAAGAAATAGTGCGGGCCAATCCGGAATTTTCCCACTGGTATGTCCCATGGCTGACAGTTATCCGGATTACAGCGGTGCCCTGCTTTCTGATTCTGTATTTCGGATGGAAGATTTCCACGGAAATCGGCCGGGATAATTCCTTTTCTGTGGAAAATGCCAGATATCTGAAATATATATCAGGGCTGGCTCTTATGGATAGTGGATATTTTTTTCTGGCAAATCTGGTGCTTCTGCTGCTGAATATGAATCATCCCGGAATATTCCTGGCTTCACTGATGATAGAATTTGCCGGAACTGCCATAGCGGTGGCAGCGGCTGTCCTTTCCCATCTGGTACAGAAGGCGGCGGAAATTCAGAAAGAAAATGAACTGACCATTTAG
- a CDS encoding helix-turn-helix transcriptional regulator, giving the protein MAIIINIDVMLARRKMSVTELSEKVGITMANISILKNGKAKAIKVDTLDKICRALDCQPGDILEWRDEDE; this is encoded by the coding sequence ATGGCGATTATTATCAATATAGACGTAATGCTTGCCAGGCGGAAAATGAGTGTGACAGAGCTTTCCGAAAAGGTGGGAATTACCATGGCAAACATTTCAATTCTGAAAAATGGAAAAGCAAAGGCAATTAAAGTAGATACCCTGGATAAAATCTGCAGGGCCCTGGACTGTCAGCCGGGAGATATTCTGGAATGGAGAGATGAAGATGAATAA
- a CDS encoding DUF4173 domain-containing protein produces MNKDYSDKPEQEHASANFPAAEEMKPVNPVMKENVTYFMGLALLYSLCFAVAFYRNFMGITYPLITIATLAVCVLFLRKNQIPWQNSNWWYLGGSVLLGISTVLTASEFVIFFNTAGILLLITVFMLRQVYQDENWGFGQYLCNILFLYLCMIPEVASPFIHGGTYLKNHRTEEKKKKNGRYVLLGIIIGLPMLLAVTGLLSSADQIFSEIMGSLFHNLGSQTILSPNIFLILLLVLLGFFGIYCFLSALTLNNMPEWKQGKKKGNPVTAITFLSMVTAVYLLFCIIQIIFLFTGGKLLPENYTYAEYARKGFFQLLMVCLFNLILVFVCFAVFQRNRILNLLLMVFSCCTCIMTVSSGFRMMLYISVYHLSFLRVLVLWFLVLLLLLMAGIMVSIRKETFRLFRYCTVVVTVCYLIFSFGRAEHLIASWNISRMGETISYEDIVYLSNLSADAVPALSQCRFEHENCRITGERDSCTGCRQCRLEQRFQGILDSTADMNLRTFHISRYRARKAAEKYLQIGAHPVL; encoded by the coding sequence ATGAATAAGGATTACAGCGATAAACCGGAACAGGAGCACGCATCTGCAAACTTTCCGGCAGCGGAAGAAATGAAACCGGTGAACCCGGTTATGAAAGAAAATGTGACGTATTTTATGGGGCTGGCTCTGCTTTACAGTCTCTGTTTTGCAGTAGCTTTTTACCGGAATTTTATGGGAATCACCTATCCGCTGATTACAATTGCTACTCTGGCAGTCTGTGTATTGTTTCTGCGGAAAAATCAGATTCCATGGCAGAACTCCAACTGGTGGTATCTGGGAGGAAGCGTTCTGCTGGGTATCAGCACGGTACTTACTGCAAGTGAATTTGTGATTTTTTTTAATACGGCTGGTATTCTCCTTCTGATAACCGTGTTCATGTTACGACAGGTGTATCAGGACGAAAACTGGGGATTCGGGCAGTATCTCTGTAATATTCTGTTCCTGTACCTCTGCATGATACCGGAAGTGGCAAGCCCTTTTATACATGGAGGAACTTATCTGAAAAACCACAGAACAGAAGAAAAGAAAAAAAAGAACGGCAGATACGTTCTGCTGGGAATTATAATCGGGCTGCCCATGCTGCTGGCGGTCACAGGACTTTTAAGCAGTGCGGACCAGATTTTTTCGGAAATTATGGGAAGCCTGTTCCATAATCTGGGGAGCCAGACCATATTATCTCCCAACATTTTTCTGATACTTCTGCTGGTACTGCTGGGATTTTTCGGAATTTACTGCTTTTTGTCAGCCCTGACCCTGAACAATATGCCGGAATGGAAGCAGGGAAAGAAAAAGGGGAATCCGGTGACAGCCATTACCTTTCTGTCCATGGTGACAGCAGTGTACCTTCTGTTTTGTATCATACAGATAATTTTCCTGTTTACGGGCGGAAAGCTGCTGCCGGAAAACTATACTTATGCAGAATATGCCCGGAAGGGATTCTTTCAGTTGCTGATGGTGTGTCTTTTCAATCTGATTCTGGTATTTGTATGTTTTGCTGTGTTTCAGAGAAACCGGATTCTGAATCTGCTGCTGATGGTATTTTCATGCTGTACCTGTATTATGACAGTCTCCAGCGGCTTTCGGATGATGCTGTACATTTCCGTGTATCATCTGAGTTTCCTGCGGGTACTTGTACTCTGGTTTCTGGTGCTGCTGCTGTTGCTTATGGCGGGAATTATGGTCAGTATCCGAAAAGAAACGTTCCGGCTGTTCCGGTACTGTACGGTGGTTGTTACCGTATGCTACCTGATATTTTCCTTTGGAAGAGCGGAACATCTGATTGCATCCTGGAATATATCCAGAATGGGCGAGACCATCAGTTACGAAGATATTGTCTATCTGTCCAATCTGTCCGCAGATGCTGTTCCTGCTCTGAGTCAGTGCCGGTTTGAGCACGAAAACTGCCGGATAACAGGAGAACGGGATTCTTGTACCGGATGCAGGCAATGCCGGCTGGAGCAGAGATTTCAGGGAATTCTGGACTCCACAGCAGACATGAATCTGAGAACATTTCACATTTCCAGATACCGGGCGCGAAAAGCTGCAGAAAAATATTTACAGATTGGCGCACATCCAGTATTATAA
- a CDS encoding fumarate hydratase encodes MIRTVSAKEITDNIKEMCIEANYYLSGDMDDALNQAAEREQAPLGRKILHQLQENLKIAGEDMIPICQDTGMAVVFVELGQDVHVEGGLLEDAVNEGVRQGYMEGFLRKSVVSDPIIRKNTGDNTPAVIHYQITAGDKVKLTLAPKGFGSENMSRVFMLKPADGIEGVKEAVLTAVKDAGPNACPPMVVGVGIGGTFEKCTLLAKKALTRPVNEPSEIPWVKELEAELLEKINRLGIGPGGLGGTTTAFAVNVSTWPTHIAGLPVAVNICCHVNRHVVREL; translated from the coding sequence ATGATTCGAACAGTTTCAGCCAAAGAAATTACAGACAATATCAAAGAAATGTGCATAGAAGCCAATTATTATCTTTCCGGCGATATGGATGATGCGCTGAACCAGGCGGCAGAACGGGAACAGGCGCCTTTGGGCAGGAAAATACTGCATCAGCTCCAGGAAAATCTGAAAATTGCCGGGGAAGACATGATTCCAATCTGTCAGGATACCGGTATGGCCGTGGTATTTGTGGAACTGGGGCAGGACGTCCATGTGGAAGGAGGCCTTCTGGAAGATGCTGTCAATGAAGGAGTGCGCCAGGGATATATGGAAGGATTTCTGAGAAAATCTGTGGTAAGCGACCCTATCATCCGGAAAAATACCGGAGATAATACGCCGGCAGTGATTCATTATCAGATTACAGCGGGAGATAAAGTAAAGCTTACGCTGGCCCCAAAAGGCTTTGGCAGTGAGAACATGAGCCGGGTTTTTATGCTGAAGCCGGCAGACGGAATCGAAGGAGTGAAGGAAGCTGTTCTGACTGCGGTAAAAGACGCAGGCCCGAATGCCTGTCCGCCCATGGTGGTGGGAGTGGGAATTGGAGGAACTTTTGAGAAATGCACCCTTCTTGCCAAAAAAGCTCTTACCAGGCCGGTAAATGAACCATCGGAAATTCCCTGGGTGAAAGAGCTTGAGGCAGAGCTTCTGGAAAAAATCAACCGTCTTGGAATCGGGCCGGGAGGGCTGGGAGGAACTACCACAGCCTTTGCAGTGAATGTCAGCACCTGGCCCACCCATATTGCAGGATTGCCGGTGGCAGTCAATATCTGCTGTCATGTGAACCGTCATGTGGTTCGGGAACTGTAA
- a CDS encoding fumarate hydratase C-terminal domain-containing protein, producing the protein MDKYITMPVTAEITDNLHAGDYVYLSGILYVARDAAHKRLEELLKQTEEEYYKERGETGNRQNLTAKEQEELVRKLTEALPFPIENSTIYYMGPSPARNGRPVGSAGPTTASRMDKYAPRLLDLGQKAMIGKGKRTQEVKEAVMRNHAVYFAAVGGAGALLSKCIRKSEIVCYEDLGAEAVLKLEVENFPVIVVIDKDGNNLYETAIRAYAEE; encoded by the coding sequence ATGGATAAATATATTACAATGCCTGTCACTGCAGAAATTACAGACAATCTCCACGCAGGAGATTACGTTTATCTCAGCGGAATTCTCTATGTTGCCAGAGATGCCGCCCACAAACGTCTGGAAGAACTGCTGAAACAGACAGAAGAAGAATATTATAAAGAACGCGGTGAAACCGGAAACAGACAGAATCTGACAGCAAAAGAACAGGAAGAACTTGTCAGAAAATTAACAGAAGCCCTTCCGTTTCCCATTGAGAATTCCACTATTTATTATATGGGTCCTTCTCCGGCACGGAACGGGCGTCCCGTCGGTTCCGCAGGGCCTACCACAGCAAGCCGTATGGATAAATACGCCCCCCGTCTGCTGGATTTGGGTCAGAAAGCCATGATTGGAAAGGGAAAACGCACACAGGAAGTGAAAGAAGCTGTTATGCGCAATCATGCAGTTTACTTTGCGGCAGTGGGAGGCGCAGGAGCCCTTCTCTCCAAATGTATCAGGAAATCCGAAATCGTCTGTTATGAAGATTTGGGAGCAGAAGCTGTTTTAAAGCTGGAAGTGGAAAATTTTCCGGTAATTGTGGTAATTGATAAAGATGGAAACAATCTCTACGAGACAGCAATCAGAGCATATGCAGAAGAGTAA
- a CDS encoding methyl-accepting chemotaxis protein, whose amino-acid sequence MEKNSQSYQLKKIVSQSMIAVAVGAVLLLLSIGTNLWMGKVTDEELETTTYLNQYRLGSKTLTYAVQAYASTGAQKYYDAYMKELNEDKNRDIAWAGLKKNKITDEEWKIMNQIAEFSNGLVPLEEEAMDSAGKGDIESARNYVFGEEYGDTTEQINALTDTVITQIQTRVSNSKARLRIFQIGVEIIFAFSFLYLVLQIVKIVKFSGEKLLSPVIKVSEQMMTLADGDFHADFDIEEDESEVGRMAGAIIHMKRSITGMIQEISDILENMGNGNYNFDIQQEYVGEYGQIKESFLKISEKMRETLGTIREVSMQIDSGSEQLSCAAVDLAEGSMEQAGKVSDLVSLMNDMYQSMENSASEAAKTVEISTRAGRVLEAGNTKMQDLKEAISEISSCSEEIGKIISTIEDIASQTNLLSLNAAIEAARAGEAGKGFAIVADQVKNLADESAKAAGETDKLIERTVMAVDKGIAIADETVVSMDEIMVGAREATGKMGKMSEILTGDVKNMHQINESVMRIAEIVDSNSAASQETAAVSQEQKAQVETMVGLMDKFNV is encoded by the coding sequence ATGGAAAAAAACAGTCAGTCATATCAGTTAAAAAAAATAGTCAGCCAGTCAATGATAGCGGTTGCAGTGGGGGCGGTGCTGCTTTTGCTTTCCATTGGAACAAATTTGTGGATGGGGAAAGTAACAGATGAAGAACTTGAGACCACCACTTATCTGAATCAGTATCGCCTGGGCTCCAAAACGCTCACGTATGCGGTGCAGGCATATGCTTCGACCGGAGCGCAGAAATATTATGATGCCTATATGAAAGAGCTGAATGAAGATAAAAACCGTGATATTGCCTGGGCAGGGCTGAAGAAAAATAAAATTACGGATGAAGAATGGAAAATAATGAACCAGATTGCAGAGTTTTCCAACGGTCTTGTTCCTCTGGAAGAAGAAGCCATGGATTCTGCCGGAAAGGGAGATATCGAGTCAGCCAGGAATTATGTATTTGGAGAAGAATACGGGGATACTACAGAACAGATTAATGCTCTGACCGATACGGTAATTACACAGATACAGACACGGGTAAGCAATTCAAAAGCAAGGCTGAGAATTTTTCAGATTGGAGTAGAAATTATATTTGCTTTTTCCTTTTTATATCTGGTTTTGCAGATTGTAAAGATTGTGAAATTTTCCGGAGAAAAGCTGTTGTCTCCTGTTATAAAAGTATCAGAGCAGATGATGACGCTGGCAGACGGGGATTTCCATGCTGATTTTGATATAGAAGAAGATGAAAGCGAAGTGGGAAGAATGGCCGGCGCCATTATCCATATGAAACGCAGTATTACAGGTATGATTCAGGAAATTTCAGATATCCTGGAAAACATGGGAAATGGCAATTATAATTTCGATATCCAGCAGGAATATGTGGGAGAATACGGACAGATTAAAGAATCCTTTCTGAAAATCAGTGAGAAAATGAGGGAGACACTGGGAACTATCCGTGAAGTTTCCATGCAGATTGACAGCGGTTCCGAGCAGTTGTCCTGTGCTGCTGTGGATTTGGCAGAAGGAAGTATGGAGCAGGCAGGAAAAGTTTCTGATCTGGTGAGCCTGATGAACGACATGTATCAGAGCATGGAGAACAGTGCATCCGAAGCGGCAAAAACCGTGGAGATTTCCACCCGCGCAGGCCGGGTACTGGAAGCCGGAAATACAAAGATGCAGGATTTGAAAGAAGCTATCAGTGAAATCAGCAGTTGCTCAGAAGAAATCGGTAAAATTATCAGCACCATTGAAGATATTGCTTCCCAGACGAATCTTCTTTCTTTAAATGCTGCCATAGAAGCCGCACGGGCCGGGGAAGCCGGCAAGGGATTTGCTATTGTGGCGGATCAGGTGAAGAATCTGGCAGATGAATCTGCCAAAGCGGCAGGAGAGACGGATAAGCTGATTGAGCGGACCGTAATGGCGGTAGATAAAGGAATAGCCATTGCCGATGAAACTGTTGTCAGCATGGATGAGATAATGGTGGGAGCCAGGGAAGCCACGGGCAAAATGGGAAAAATGTCAGAGATTCTTACCGGCGATGTGAAGAATATGCATCAGATTAATGAAAGCGTCATGCGAATTGCTGAAATTGTGGACAGCAACTCGGCTGCTTCTCAGGAAACAGCGGCAGTCAGCCAGGAGCAGAAAGCTCAGGTGGAAACCATGGTAGGGCTGATGGATAAGTTTAATGTCTGA
- a CDS encoding phosphatase PAP2 family protein — protein sequence MRKKMQIVPRIMRLPLVLTLVCNSIAYNGTRLFMSDKVHYNLSNALDDRIPFVPWTVTIYLGCYVFWVVNYVIGCRQDREEAFRFLSADLLTKLVCFLCFLFLPTTNTRPVIEGSGIWDECMKLLYQLDAADNLFPSIHCLTSWFCFIAVRKNEKIPKWYRFASLFMALSVCVSTLTTKQHVLIDVAAGVAIAEISYLFVEKCGFSRWYMNFILKAEGRMGGKKLQTEK from the coding sequence ATGCGCAAAAAAATGCAAATTGTACCGAGAATTATGCGGCTGCCCCTGGTTCTTACCCTTGTATGTAATTCCATAGCCTATAATGGGACAAGATTGTTTATGTCAGACAAAGTGCATTACAATCTTTCCAATGCTCTGGACGACAGGATTCCCTTCGTACCCTGGACAGTCACCATATATCTGGGCTGTTACGTGTTCTGGGTTGTAAATTATGTAATTGGATGCAGACAGGACAGAGAAGAAGCATTTCGCTTTCTAAGTGCGGATTTGCTGACAAAACTGGTATGTTTTCTCTGCTTTCTTTTTTTACCGACTACAAATACCCGGCCAGTCATTGAAGGAAGCGGTATATGGGATGAATGCATGAAACTGCTGTATCAGTTGGATGCGGCCGATAATCTCTTTCCTTCCATTCATTGTCTGACAAGCTGGTTTTGTTTTATTGCGGTAAGGAAAAATGAAAAAATACCGAAATGGTACAGGTTTGCTTCTCTTTTCATGGCATTAAGTGTCTGCGTATCTACTCTTACCACAAAACAGCATGTGCTGATTGATGTGGCGGCGGGAGTTGCCATAGCAGAAATAAGTTATCTGTTTGTGGAAAAATGCGGATTTTCCAGATGGTATATGAATTTCATTCTGAAAGCAGAAGGCAGGATGGGAGGAAAGAAACTGCAGACGGAAAAATAA
- a CDS encoding VTT domain-containing protein gives MVKKVKILVIAGVIILALIFIKDIFNQKFDSVESLQEYMKGFGLAAPLVLTVFQAFQVVVPVLPGYLGCAAGAVAFGTMPGFWCNYIGISAGSIIAYFLARKYGIDLVLTLFPKEQYVKWSGRIGRSRSYDWLLFMAILLPLFPDDFLCYFSGLIQMNRRKFIWIIILGKPWCILAYSIVFGLI, from the coding sequence ATGGTAAAAAAAGTAAAAATACTGGTAATTGCAGGTGTGATTATTCTGGCTCTGATTTTTATAAAAGATATCTTTAACCAGAAATTTGATTCCGTAGAATCCCTGCAGGAATATATGAAAGGTTTCGGTCTGGCAGCCCCGTTGGTTCTTACCGTATTTCAGGCATTTCAGGTGGTGGTCCCGGTACTGCCGGGTTATCTGGGCTGTGCGGCGGGTGCGGTGGCATTTGGAACCATGCCGGGATTCTGGTGCAATTATATAGGGATTAGCGCCGGTTCGATTATTGCTTATTTTCTGGCCCGGAAATATGGGATTGACCTTGTCCTTACCCTGTTTCCCAAAGAGCAGTATGTAAAATGGAGCGGGCGGATTGGGAGGAGCAGATCTTACGACTGGCTTTTGTTTATGGCCATATTGCTCCCGCTGTTTCCGGATGATTTTCTCTGCTATTTTTCCGGTCTGATTCAGATGAACAGGAGAAAATTTATATGGATTATCATTTTGGGAAAACCATGGTGCATTCTGGCCTACAGTATTGTGTTTGGACTGATATAA
- a CDS encoding CDP-alcohol phosphatidyltransferase family protein gives MKKKLLGYYDYTVILTYCGMLSAFVGILRLLSQDYWNAVVCLMVAGVCDMFDGAVAATKTRTESEKRFGIQIDSLSDLISFGVFPGIFVYIISGKQTPVGVIAALFVLCALIRLAYFNVLEEERQRMTSEKRESYLGVPVTTIAILLPAVYLLYDHRLLKNLICFPVLLLLTGTGYLLPVEIKKPGVLGKAGILILGIAEAIVMLFFMGVDIV, from the coding sequence ATGAAGAAAAAATTGCTTGGATATTATGATTATACGGTAATACTTACATATTGCGGTATGCTGTCAGCATTTGTGGGCATACTTCGGCTGCTGAGTCAGGATTACTGGAATGCGGTGGTCTGTCTGATGGTAGCCGGAGTCTGTGATATGTTTGACGGAGCCGTGGCGGCCACCAAAACAAGAACAGAAAGTGAAAAAAGATTTGGTATTCAGATTGACTCCCTGAGTGATTTAATCAGTTTTGGCGTTTTTCCCGGAATTTTTGTTTATATAATTTCCGGAAAGCAGACCCCTGTGGGAGTGATAGCCGCGTTATTTGTACTGTGTGCGCTGATAAGGCTGGCATATTTTAACGTACTGGAAGAAGAACGTCAGAGAATGACTTCAGAAAAGCGTGAGAGCTATCTGGGGGTTCCGGTGACCACCATAGCAATTCTGCTGCCGGCCGTTTATCTTCTGTATGACCACAGACTGCTGAAAAATCTTATCTGTTTTCCGGTATTGCTGCTGCTGACAGGAACGGGATATCTGCTTCCCGTAGAAATAAAAAAACCGGGGGTTTTGGGAAAGGCAGGAATTCTCATTCTGGGAATTGCCGAGGCAATTGTAATGCTGTTTTTTATGGGAGTGGACATAGTATAA
- a CDS encoding WYL domain-containing protein, producing MELFSEVYSCYYQVLRHLLSNCNPLTIEEIRSQIHREGFEESLLSIIPKLENGDWNLFQKEGNLYLSRLKSDFLTPVSNLEKSYLKALLADSRISLFLHPEQEEVLNQMLASVPPLWKQEHFYYYDRFADGDPCDDDLYRSHFRTLLLAQKEKRYVDIDYNSPSGHRVHHYYVPARLEYSVKNDKFRILALKAAGNHTMRPEILNIARIQSLRLTEKILSSQVDVNAVIRQSYYREPLRIQIASRRNALERAMLHFANYEKNTKKTDENTYECLIYYNQAMETELLIEVLSFGPMLKVLGNEKFLRSLKERLRNQRSLISPDSSGFILCPLP from the coding sequence ATGGAACTGTTTTCTGAAGTGTACAGCTGCTATTATCAGGTGCTGCGCCATTTGCTCTCTAACTGTAATCCTCTTACCATAGAAGAAATCCGCAGTCAGATTCACAGAGAGGGATTTGAGGAAAGTCTTCTCTCCATCATTCCCAAACTGGAAAACGGGGACTGGAACTTATTTCAGAAAGAAGGAAATCTCTATCTTTCCAGATTAAAATCAGATTTTCTTACGCCTGTCTCAAATCTGGAAAAATCCTATCTGAAAGCTCTGCTGGCTGATTCGCGCATATCGCTTTTTCTGCATCCGGAACAGGAGGAAGTTCTGAATCAGATGCTGGCCTCTGTGCCTCCTCTCTGGAAACAGGAGCACTTTTATTACTATGACCGATTTGCGGACGGAGACCCCTGTGACGACGACCTCTACCGCAGCCATTTTCGTACCCTTCTGCTGGCCCAAAAAGAGAAACGATACGTGGATATTGACTACAATTCTCCTTCCGGACATCGGGTTCATCATTATTACGTGCCTGCCCGGCTGGAATATTCTGTAAAAAATGACAAATTCCGGATTCTGGCCCTGAAAGCTGCCGGGAATCATACTATGCGTCCGGAAATTCTGAATATCGCCCGGATTCAGAGTCTTCGCCTGACAGAGAAAATCCTTTCCTCTCAGGTGGATGTAAACGCCGTAATCCGACAATCTTATTACAGAGAGCCTCTCCGGATTCAGATTGCCAGCCGCCGCAATGCCCTTGAGCGGGCAATGCTTCATTTTGCAAATTATGAAAAAAATACCAAAAAAACAGATGAGAACACTTATGAATGCCTGATTTACTACAATCAGGCCATGGAAACGGAATTATTAATAGAGGTTCTGTCTTTCGGCCCCATGCTTAAAGTTCTGGGAAATGAAAAATTTCTCCGCAGCCTGAAAGAAAGGCTCCGAAACCAGAGAAGTCTGATTTCTCCGGACTCCTCCGGTTTTATACTATGTCCACTCCCATAA
- a CDS encoding WYL domain-containing protein, which yields MSDFQELIRSFSKTREYVRDFFVYGFKTRSEFKEKSPRTYDNERRRLESWLSPYVRKDYVSGGSNISLAIDSNLLDVNPLFRVWKTKSFTDNDIVLHFLILDLLQDGKHLTAEEITDCLLTEYEVVFEVQTVRRKCNVYEKEGLLMKQKAGKKVVFFLDNTLARWLKSNEQALDALAFYQMAGALGIIGNVLSEQFDYKNQTFRVKHSFFVHTLEDEILLLLLEAMNGKLKTELTLKSSKRNMKHTVCCIPLQIFVSARSGRRFLCGYTEKNRRFTCFRLDTIKAVTLGGSAASYEELKEKLNRNRCHLWGVSFQGTERRHLDTLTMTLQIQEPEEHYIVERLNREGRGGTVTRLGKNVYRYERKAFDCNEMLPWVRTFTGRILSLECTAKSVEHRFYQDLQAMYRMYGTNGT from the coding sequence ATGTCCGATTTTCAGGAACTGATACGGAGTTTTTCCAAAACAAGAGAATACGTCCGGGATTTTTTTGTCTATGGATTTAAGACCAGAAGCGAATTTAAGGAGAAAAGCCCCCGGACTTATGACAATGAGCGCCGGCGGCTGGAAAGCTGGCTGAGCCCTTATGTGCGGAAAGATTATGTATCTGGCGGCTCCAACATTTCCCTTGCCATTGACAGCAATCTTCTGGACGTCAATCCCCTGTTCCGGGTCTGGAAAACAAAAAGTTTTACAGATAACGACATTGTCCTGCATTTTCTGATTCTGGATTTACTGCAGGACGGAAAACATCTGACCGCAGAGGAAATCACAGACTGTCTTCTCACAGAATATGAAGTGGTTTTTGAAGTGCAGACTGTCCGAAGGAAATGCAATGTTTATGAAAAAGAGGGCCTGCTGATGAAACAGAAAGCCGGGAAAAAAGTTGTTTTCTTTCTGGACAATACGCTGGCGCGCTGGCTGAAATCCAATGAACAGGCTCTGGACGCACTGGCATTCTATCAGATGGCGGGAGCCCTTGGCATTATCGGTAACGTACTGTCCGAACAGTTTGATTATAAGAATCAGACCTTTCGGGTAAAACACAGTTTTTTTGTACATACACTGGAAGATGAAATTCTTCTGCTTCTGCTGGAAGCCATGAACGGGAAGTTAAAGACGGAGCTTACGCTGAAAAGCTCCAAACGCAATATGAAACATACGGTTTGCTGCATTCCTCTGCAGATTTTTGTCAGTGCCAGGAGCGGCAGACGGTTTCTCTGCGGATACACGGAAAAAAACAGGCGGTTTACCTGTTTTCGGCTGGATACCATTAAAGCTGTCACTCTGGGAGGATCTGCGGCATCATATGAAGAACTGAAAGAAAAACTGAACCGGAACCGTTGTCATCTCTGGGGAGTGTCTTTCCAGGGAACGGAACGCCGTCATCTGGACACACTGACCATGACATTGCAGATTCAGGAACCGGAAGAACATTATATTGTAGAACGGCTGAACCGGGAAGGCAGAGGCGGTACTGTTACCAGACTGGGAAAAAATGTTTACCGTTATGAGCGGAAGGCTTTCGACTGCAACGAAATGCTGCCCTGGGTCCGTACCTTTACCGGCAGGATTCTTTCACTGGAATGTACTGCCAAATCGGTAGAACACAGGTTTTATCAGGATTTACAGGCCATGTACCGCATGTACGGAACCAATGGAACATGA